One Arachis hypogaea cultivar Tifrunner chromosome 18, arahy.Tifrunner.gnm2.J5K5, whole genome shotgun sequence genomic window, TGACTTTTAAAATAATGTATATGTAAATTAATTGAGAGCAAAAGCAGAAAATAGCAAAATATTTTTTGGCATgggaaataaatcaaataattagttagttTACTACACTTTCTTTGTCTTTTGGAGGTGGCAACTATTATGTTCATCTATTTGATCAACTTGAATAGTGCATGAACATTATTTGCGTAATTTCAAGTCTTAGAAAATTATGACTAAATAAGTAAATAGTAAAGAGAACTTCATTAACTTTTAGTAACTTATTATATTTTCTATAGTGAttcttgactctttttttttttcatttcagcCAGTACGGTAAAATTGGGCCAATCTATTGAGGGAAGATTTGGTTGATCcattagatttgatttttaaatctcCATTGGATAAGGAACAAACATGGGCCAGTCCAAGACAATTGTTagggggaaaaaaataaaaagccttgtTGAACAAAAAAGGTCAAAAAGGCTGAAGGCGGAAGCCCTGAACTAAGGCGACGCTCCGGAGAAAGGAAGGAGTACTTtttacctcaaaaaaaaaaaaaaaggaaggagtACAATATTCgttaaattctaaatcataaattttaaattctaaattataaatcataaacTATGAATCCTAAATTATAAACTCTAAATATGAGTcgttgatataaaatataataaacaaataattaatatttgtttaattaataaagAATGCAATACTCCTTACTTAATAAGAAGCATTTAAAATGAGATATCTATTCATCTCTCCgttattaaaaattgattttattatGTATAAAAGAAATTGATTTAACTAAAGGTTAAATTCATTGGCTAAGGTGTGtctgcatttttattttttgttttaatttttattttttcacaaattttttaaaatataaatactaaatattaaaattaaaatgcaaactTGAcgcatctctctctttcttttttcaatgcattcaatgttggaataaataaattttaatatgctagatcatccatattaaatcaccaaaaatataacataatgtGGAAGCGTACCTTTATTTATAGAAATTGATGGAAaaatttggatcttgtggttctttcgatcttcctcaaccaaagccttcttctgtattcctaggtggctgaactgcaactcttttgatggggaaagagcaacaaaggcggctttggtatattggaaACCCTGTAggcctatttatatttgagcatggcactcattaaacccttaagcccaaataaaatagtatctaaagtccaaaagataatatatctaaaatctaaaagataattatctaaagaacaaaagacaatatccggttttattcttatttaattctaaattaaaagtaataatgacttattcaatttagcatttataacgaTAAAtaagatcaccattatataagtcatttaatttgaaatagcataatttgtgattataattaatatatgtatacaAATAATTTATTTCCTAACATTCAATGTATAGAGAATTCAAAATAAGTATGACTATTTACATTTTCCATTAAAATGTTCCACTCATGATATTCTTAAAGAGTGCtcctttttttttggtgactaaagagTGCTCCTTTTAAGACACCTTTATCAAAACTcattaaaaatatagtaaaacatATATAAGAGTGAAAATGAAACCTCAAATGAATGAGATAAGGAAAAATGAATTAAATCCATAAGTTTAGAGTAAACTAATGATTATGAATTAAGTGTTCAATTTAAaagataaacatatatatatatatatatatatggtaaacTCAGACTCTGTCATATAGAATATGCCCTCCcctatatatatttattcaaaacTTAGTTTGCGGAGTCTTCACTCTTCATCAACATTAGGATTTAAAACCACATCTCCCATTATATCCCTACTTAATttattaagttaaaaattaaatattggtCTTCCAATAGGACTGGAGTAACTAAGTCTTCCTATTAATCACTTGGTTTGAAATGGTCACAACAAGACTTGGCTATATTATTCTTCGTTACTTCTATAACACTAATTCATTATTTCATTTGTCACATATATAATAAactcaaattttatttaaagCATATACAAAAACAGTCAAATCAACTTAAAATAGTCAAATAATCCCTTCATTTATCTCTCTAAAAGTGTTAGAAGTTTAAATTTTGCGCATGTAATAATTTATTgttcaataataaatttttaaataaaatttaaatctataACATATTAATTTTTGGTCTATCGAATAAAAAAATagcgtgaaaaaaaaaaaaaaaagcagtcaTATACAAACACAGGTTATGGATTGTTTTTGTTAGGCACCCGCACCACACACGTCCCCGTAAGTCACGGTAATAGGGagccaaaaaaaatccaaaaatgacAGCATTCATAACCTATACGACACGAAACAactcaaattattttattttatatgtaaCTATTCAGtgtttcatttttcaaaaatatttgataaaaaaaaaatagccaaTATTAAATGAGACTTGTCTAAATCGAAAGGTGTAGATTCGAAAACAGATTATGATCCCGTTTCAGAAAATAATGGACACGTGAAAATTTCCATCCAGCACAACATTCCCCCGAATAATTAGAGTCTAGTTGGTTTAATTTAGTTAGTCCCCATCGTTTAATACTTAATTAATACCGAAAATAATTAAGAAGATAATccattaaaaaatacttaatttggtaaaatttttaagaGATGTTTATATAAttgctattattttttattaaaaaatatttttattagtttgatttattaaacaggtgttatggattttaaaagaaaaagtctaagagatcaataattttgttaaattttgaccagcatgtaaccagcaaagaaaagatAGCCATTGAATGAAATCTTACacaaatttcacaccattaaaaccatcattaatAGCTATTTGATtgctataaatcacaaaaattactgactCTAGCATTTCTctattttaaaaaggtaaaagCTTTACCGAATAATTGCTAAGTCAATGTTgaaaaatgaaagcaaaaatGTAAGACCGTGGCGGCTTTCTTAGAATAATGGCGAATAATATCATCGAATTTTGATAATGAAACTAAACGTCAATGATAATAACCTCACCGATATGCATAGAAAGCTAAACAGATATTTCTTCTTGAACGCGTTACCCCACACTATACGTATATGGTTATGGTGTCACTATAAATACACATCTCTTACCCCCTCCACCTTTGCTCATAACAAAAACTGTTTTTTTCTATCTAATAGCTTAAATAATGAAAATGGGAAACAAGTTACCATTGATACTTGTGGCCATGGCACTTGTCATGATTGCGAGTGTTAGTGCTCAAAATTGTGGATGTGCATCGGGTTTGTGTTGTAGCAAGTACGGATACTGTGGCACCGGCGACGCTTATTGCGGCGACGGATGCCAAGAGGGTCCTTGCTACAGCTCACCAAGCACTCCGAGCACTCCTAGCTCCGGCAGCGGTGGTGTTAACGTGGCCGACGTAGTCACACAAGATTTCTTCAATTCTATAATCAACCAAGCTTCTGCTAATTGTGAAGGCAAAAATTTCTACACTCGCGACGCTTTTCTTAGCGCTCTCAACTCCTACAGTACTTTTGGTCAGCTTAGCTCAACCGACGACTCTAAGCGCGAAATTGCAGCTGCCTTTGCTCATTTTACACACGAAACTGGCTGTgagtatatataaatttaattttgatacattataaATATTAAGGTAGAAATTCAAGTGCAGTCGATTTGACGTGAAGTTAATAGtagagagccgttagatgaaaatttagtcaaatcaatcaaatcatctaacagttcagttctcagttatcaacttcacgttaAGTTGACTAGACCTGAATTTTTACCAAATATTAAACATTTTATACTGTCAGAACATTTAATGACGGTAACCTATATATG contains:
- the LOC112768994 gene encoding endochitinase PR4, which produces MKMGNKLPLILVAMALVMIASVSAQNCGCASGLCCSKYGYCGTGDAYCGDGCQEGPCYSSPSTPSTPSSGSGGVNVADVVTQDFFNSIINQASANCEGKNFYTRDAFLSALNSYSTFGQLSSTDDSKREIAAAFAHFTHETGYFCYINEQNGASHNYCDSSYTQYPCNPNKQYFGRGPLQLTWNYNYGAAGNANNFDGLNAPETVGNDAVVSFKAALWFWINNVRSVESQGFGATIRAINSGECNGGNTSEMNDRVNLYKQYCQDFGVAPGDNLTC